Sequence from the Mytilus galloprovincialis chromosome 13, xbMytGall1.hap1.1, whole genome shotgun sequence genome:
TTAGATTAGAAATAGAGAacaaggggcaaaaaacataaaaaatacagaaaaatgtcAAAGAATATTAGAGAATACAGAAATAGAGGACCCCACATCCAGATCTTTTGAGATGAGACCTGGACCTTGAAAATATAGCTGTCATGCCAGTGGCAATAggattttaattacttttcatgcaatctttaccataaaaaataaaagaactatGCAGCAGATTTTTGTATATAAAGGGTCTTAGACCCAGaaacatttttcatttgattaaacTGATAAgaataaatacaatgtataacaaaattcaaataatcttattttcacaatCCACATAAATCATCCTGTTTCAATTTATCTTCAATGACATTTACTTATCCGGTTGTATTGCAATAATTAACACTGTCACATTGTCTGCACTCAAGCGTAACACAGCTTCATTGGCTAGTCTATTACATGCTGTCTCATATCTCAGGTCATCTGCACTTTTGTCATCTGTACCTTGTATAGTAGAATCCTGAAAATATAAACACAGTCATGAACCTTGTACAGTAGAATCACAAAAacataaaagtaaaaacacattCACGCTACatatgtattttgaaaagtaGAATCCCAAAACCATAAAACACATTCAATTAAATATGCACATTGTGCAGTAGAATCCTGAAAACATAAAACacattttgtgaaatttgatCAAATTGAATCTTTTTTGTTATTAGCATTGTGGTAATGAAGttgtacatttttaaaagtatttgatcaGTTATGATATAGATACTTTAACTAATCAGACCCTGGCACAGGACTAAAGAACAACATTAATCAGACACACTTTCTATATAACTGTTAATTCTGACTTACTTCTAATATTGTATTTGTAAATGCTATACAATCTTCTGGTTTAAATTTCTTCCATAAACCATCACATGCTAACACTATATACCTGTAATATACATCCAACAAACTAAAGTGTGTTTTACAATGATCTAAACAATTATCTAATCAAAATAATCATCAATTTGAACTTTTGTTTTTTCAGCAGAAATTTCATGAAATATGTATGATTTTGTACAAATCTATATCCTAAGTTTAACCGACGTTTATTAACACCAGGTACATAAAAAAGATTAAAGACTCCAAAGGTTGTTGCACTAATAATTCTTAACATAAAGGAGGATGCTCTATAgcaaattcaaatatttgaaatatgaaattcaaTCCCAGCAGAAAACATATGACTTGGAAATAAAACTTTATCCTTGGCTCAGGTGACATTTTCAgatatcaaacaaacaaaatacaccATGATATTGTACAAACCTATCCCCTTGGGTCAGCTGACATTTCTTTACATCAGGAACACATGACACACCATGATTTTTATAAGGACCATCTCCAATAGACCTGGACACTTCTAGTGCACCCATTACCCTGCCTtctctaaaaataaaatgaaaggtCAAATGATATCATGTTGTCAGAATagacaaaataaacaatactagAAATGAACAACCAGCTAGACTCCTTAAGGAACTTCTTATAATGATATTATCTTATCCTCTCTAGGAattgtttttgaaagatttcAAAGGTTAGCTgtgattttatttcatataaaattgagaatggaaatggggaaagtgtcaaagagacaaccaacTGACCACAGAACACTCATGTCTCCTTTATTCATACTAATTGATGCAAATGacttttctttcttattttgtgGAATTCTCTGTTAATTATTAAATATATTCTCCAAAGAAGTACTCCACATCCTTTAAGAAGCATAttcaacaagtgaaactgtgagctactgctcactaatGATATCCTCCCCCAAATACTTGACAGTAAACAAGaagttgagtgatgaatctggaAATGCATCACAGGGTATAGCTGACTTACAATGTATATAAACCCTGTcactaaatttcagaaatccttgtattgatGTTCAGGAGAATAaggtgacaaaaattttcaacttagcTATCATGTGTATAGTGATACAAGCGTTTTTTTCAGTAAACAGggagttgttgagtgatgaatctgaaaatgcatcgcACAGTATACATGAGGCTGATTTTTATAAACCctgaaccaaatttcagaaatccttgtaatgtcgTTCCTGAGATagatgcgacgaaaaatatttaTGGGACGCATGGACGGAAAGATGGAtagatggatggacagacagactgaGGTAAAAAAGTATACCTCAATTTGttttaaagcaggggtataatgAATCTTAATTATTAGATAGAgatgtttatttttacatacaaatattttactgatttGAGGTGGGGTATAAAAACTTACTGAACATGTCCGCCAGCCTTCTGTATTCTCATTCTTTCTTCATACAAGGATGGATCATGGACTGTAGTAAGATGTATGGCTGAACACTTCTTTGTTTCTTCTTTATAACGACACAAAAAAGCCTGTAAAACAAAATCTATAGTAAAGATAtggatccaggattttgaaaaagggggccATTGACCTCCCAAAACTAGGCAAAGTTTTAAGTGGGACATGAAAAGTCTAAGCATTAACTATATATGTAGCTCCATAAGGGAGATCAAGTTCCCCCTGGCCCCCCAAAACATCTTAAATCTACAACTGCACCCTTTCTCTAAGTGCTTTCTATTTTTCTTTATACATTCATTGTTGCAtgcatgtacatgttttgtatgTTAAAAGTTGGTTTTCTCTGAAAAAGACATGTAAATCCTCAATTTTAGTTACTTGTTAAAAGAAAACATTGCAACTGAAATAAAGATTTTAGTGCATTTCAAACTAAATAATTGACCTTGAAATTCAATACAGTTATCAATAACATTAACGTTACCAATTTTACAGCATAAGATGAGCATTTTGACTAAAATGTTTCTTCATTGATGTGTTAAAATATGTGTCAGTCCACACTAACCTGGCTGTCCCCAAGACTTGCTATATACAATGTTTCATTTATTGCTAGTATGACTGTAGCTGTCGTTCCGTCTTTCCAGACTGGTTTACTACAATATATGACAACTGTATCATTGAACAAAGTTGCTTCAAAGTGTTTTATATCAGAACTAAACTGTATGTGATTCTGTTACAGTAATATCAGTGCTCTAGCTAGAAttcaaaaggggcagggtgccagGGGAGGGCAGGGTGCCAGGggagggcagggcacttttttATGATAGGAGAAGGCactgctcattttttttttctacgtCCCTGCGTGTATCACgagttcacatatttttttactgtatatattgtTAATAAAGATGCATTTATAAAGttgttgttttaattatttattctataaaatttgcataaGAAAAGTCATTCATACTATACTATATCATGTTCATAATACATGGCAATACACATTCATACTATTAACCAAAAGAGGcaaaataaacttactattctccCCACCCCCTCTGCTTCCAAAAGAAAGAACATAAACTAAACATCTCATAGtttaccatacatgtacatgacagaGTAGTTGTATTTCAAAATGTCATCTAGAGCTTGGCCCTCAAAACCTGTTTTTATTGTTCGTGTATAAGAATATATTATACAGTATAGCTTCATCAAGTTGATTTGTGATGAGAGTATTACTGCACACTTCCATTTTAGTAGCATGACAGGTTGGACATCATTCAATCAAAATTATAGTTCATATTTCTTTATTGAGAATAAATAAAACATGGATTGCTAAAAGtatgattatcaaaaataaattgcaatatatttttttttctatgttcaaaGACAGTTAATATCCTTAAGGTAACattcttatataattttgtattcaatTGGTTATTTTTTCCTATTTGTAGTGCTAGATAATATTTTAGGGGCACAATTTTGTAATAAGCATTTtcaggggaaataactccaaAATTAATTTCCATGTT
This genomic interval carries:
- the LOC143057843 gene encoding integrin-linked kinase-associated serine/threonine phosphatase 2C-like; amino-acid sequence: MDLFGDLPEPSKDGQSLYDDLSVQAKTVKGASGPQKRNADSADLSSTQDDKTSKIKTSVKFKLKGFYKERRGEREEMQDAHVIIDDYTKEFSKLDPSVYRLAIFAVYDGHAGSRASRFASQNLHKYLRDKFPKGDVTTIEKDIKKILIETFKKIDDDFLKQATKSKPVWKDGTTATVILAINETLYIASLGDSQAFLCRYKEETKKCSAIHLTTVHDPSLYEERMRIQKAGGHVQEGRVMGALEVSRSIGDGPYKNHGVSCVPDVKKCQLTQGDRYIVLACDGLWKKFKPEDCIAFTNTILEDSTIQGTDDKSADDLRYETACNRLANEAVLRLSADNVTVLIIAIQPDK